One segment of Oceanivirga salmonicida DNA contains the following:
- a CDS encoding MATE family efflux transporter, which yields GAKIYKHARAYARIAIILTTIFSILCLLISLIFTKELIMLVGVSEPDYLVSAIKFLRICSLGFPFLFMTFTLSAIISADGDTFAPFVFT from the coding sequence AGGTGCAAAAATATATAAGCATGCAAGGGCATATGCTAGAATAGCAATAATATTAACTACTATTTTTTCTATATTATGTTTATTAATTTCATTAATATTTACAAAAGAATTAATAATGTTAGTGGGAGTATCTGAGCCAGATTATTTAGTTTCAGCAATTAAATTTTTAAGAATATGTTCATTAGGGTTTCCATTTTTATTTATGACATTTACATTATCAGCAATTATTAGTGCTGATGGAGATACATTTGCACCTTTTGTATTTAC